A region from the Mesorhizobium sp. J8 genome encodes:
- a CDS encoding flavin reductase family protein: MANAVAQRTIDPIALRRAFGTFVTGVTVITTRDSDGNPRGMTANSFTSVSLDPPLLLVCVGKSAASFPAFNEAQSFAVNFLHEGQADVSSVFASKVADKFQSVNHDRAHTGAPILTDSLTWFDCTVHNRIEAGDHVILIGRVQAFGTSPSAPLGFCRGRYASVKDPLPTGWLASQDMIIGYLVEAGNRILLRSDGKGGFVLPTARRRKADSRLVLDGGEALSLVPENTFLYSVFDVADSDPGYLIYRAELSRESAGAALPDGHAFFAVDALPYEQIATHELRAMLRRYARERQDKRFGIYMDTGDGGRVAMIDGQSQSWTQAASE, from the coding sequence ATGGCGAACGCAGTGGCACAAAGGACGATCGACCCGATCGCCCTGCGTCGTGCCTTCGGGACCTTCGTCACCGGTGTCACCGTCATCACCACGCGCGACAGCGACGGCAATCCGCGCGGCATGACCGCTAATTCCTTCACCTCCGTCTCGCTCGACCCGCCGCTGCTTCTGGTCTGCGTCGGCAAGTCGGCGGCGAGCTTTCCGGCCTTCAACGAAGCGCAGTCCTTCGCGGTCAATTTCCTGCACGAGGGGCAGGCCGATGTTTCGTCGGTGTTCGCCTCGAAGGTGGCGGACAAGTTCCAGTCGGTCAATCACGACCGCGCCCATACCGGCGCGCCGATCCTCACCGACAGCCTGACCTGGTTCGACTGCACCGTTCACAACCGCATCGAGGCCGGCGACCACGTTATCCTGATCGGCCGGGTGCAGGCCTTCGGCACCAGCCCGTCGGCGCCGCTCGGCTTTTGCCGCGGCCGCTACGCCAGCGTGAAGGATCCGCTGCCGACCGGCTGGCTCGCCTCGCAGGACATGATCATCGGCTATCTGGTCGAAGCGGGGAACCGCATCCTGCTGCGCAGCGACGGCAAGGGCGGCTTTGTCCTACCGACAGCGCGGCGGCGCAAGGCGGACAGCAGACTGGTGCTGGACGGGGGCGAGGCGCTGAGCCTCGTCCCTGAAAACACCTTCCTCTATTCAGTGTTCGACGTCGCCGACAGCGATCCGGGCTACCTGATCTACCGCGCCGAACTCAGCCGCGAGAGTGCTGGAGCCGCGCTGCCGGACGGCCATGCCTTCTTTGCCGTCGACGCGCTGCCCTACGAGCAGATCGCTACCCATGAGCTGCGCGCCATGCTGCGCCGCTATGCGCGCGAGCGGCAGGACAAGCGCTTCGGCATCTACATGGACACCGGCGACGGCGGACGCGTCGCTATGATCGACGGGCAGTCGCAATCATGGACGCAGGCCGCGTCCGAATGA
- a CDS encoding helix-turn-helix domain-containing protein has translation MNHESQILSLRDAASLINSGGDLQSVLRDLVLAACRHAKWTLGSIMSIDAPHGHAYVIVRHDPTLIQRTLPDRWELATSPSIVALNRNEPVYIRDARVSEEFPGYRREAFERDYRSVLVMPMNCFDEDGRPMVLTVVSREITEVSAEDIAFIGMIVHLGEIAVEKQHRLRQEKLAGERLQRVLAAHTSLLQQALSEGSVAGLADKVGQLLPYPVVVIDFHANLVVAGRSPSEVHFDAAAWQQAVAGVLSRQIIKVARGALAARQNETLFVDDGKHRLRFSVHLEPLTIDDEVVGALMIFPTPQQSGQLDQMLLDSAKFALSVQMLRSFVRFRFETRSLTELFLEVVERRWRDETDIVNRARRLGVNLTTPQKLIVIDHADNAKEGGGGLAGPHHVLVRLLEQAGVAGTVIAIEGGLVCLVADDAGRDIRLGKLPNKIAAELGHYFHGEPAVLVSETCSVLTDYPTAWERCRRMIQIGRSFGRTGVLAGQDFGPLPMLVAAADVPDVRNFVDRSVGALIAHDREHGTPYLDTLFAYLREGCRSQACADAIGLHVTTLRYRLSRIEELFGIKLDTPEQRFAVELAIRLSGIIDSRVATA, from the coding sequence GTGAACCACGAATCGCAAATTCTCTCTTTGCGGGACGCTGCCAGCCTCATCAATTCGGGTGGCGATCTCCAATCGGTGCTGCGCGACCTCGTGCTGGCCGCCTGCCGCCATGCCAAGTGGACGCTCGGCTCAATCATGAGCATCGATGCTCCGCATGGCCATGCCTATGTCATCGTGCGCCACGATCCGACGCTCATCCAGCGCACCTTGCCGGACCGTTGGGAACTCGCCACCAGTCCTTCTATCGTCGCGCTCAACCGCAACGAGCCCGTCTATATCAGGGACGCTCGGGTGTCCGAGGAGTTTCCGGGCTATCGCCGGGAGGCGTTCGAGCGCGACTACCGCAGCGTGCTTGTCATGCCGATGAATTGCTTCGACGAGGACGGCCGGCCGATGGTGCTGACCGTCGTCTCGCGCGAGATCACCGAGGTGAGCGCCGAGGATATTGCTTTCATAGGCATGATCGTCCATCTGGGCGAGATCGCGGTGGAGAAGCAGCACCGCCTGCGCCAGGAAAAGCTGGCCGGCGAGCGCCTGCAGCGGGTCCTGGCTGCGCACACCTCGCTTCTGCAGCAGGCCTTGTCGGAAGGATCGGTGGCCGGGCTCGCTGACAAGGTTGGCCAGCTTTTGCCATATCCCGTCGTGGTTATTGATTTTCACGCCAATCTGGTCGTGGCGGGCCGCTCGCCGAGCGAGGTGCATTTCGATGCCGCGGCCTGGCAACAAGCCGTCGCCGGCGTGCTGAGCCGGCAGATCATCAAGGTCGCTCGCGGCGCCTTGGCAGCGCGTCAGAACGAGACGCTGTTCGTCGACGACGGCAAACACCGGCTAAGGTTTTCCGTACACCTCGAGCCGCTGACCATCGACGATGAAGTGGTTGGCGCGTTGATGATTTTTCCGACGCCGCAGCAATCCGGCCAGCTCGACCAGATGCTGCTGGACAGCGCCAAATTCGCGCTCAGCGTGCAGATGCTGCGCAGCTTCGTGCGCTTCCGCTTCGAGACCAGGTCGCTGACCGAGCTCTTCCTGGAAGTCGTCGAGCGCCGCTGGCGCGACGAGACCGATATCGTCAATCGCGCCCGTCGATTGGGGGTCAACCTGACCACGCCGCAAAAACTGATCGTCATCGACCATGCCGACAATGCCAAGGAGGGCGGGGGCGGTCTTGCCGGTCCACACCATGTATTGGTCCGGCTTCTGGAACAGGCAGGCGTGGCGGGCACGGTCATTGCCATCGAAGGCGGGCTTGTCTGTCTGGTTGCGGACGATGCCGGGCGGGATATCCGTCTCGGGAAGCTGCCGAACAAAATCGCCGCAGAGCTTGGCCACTATTTCCACGGTGAGCCGGCGGTGCTGGTTTCCGAGACGTGCAGCGTGCTGACCGACTACCCGACCGCGTGGGAACGCTGCCGCCGGATGATCCAGATCGGCCGCTCCTTCGGACGCACCGGCGTCCTGGCCGGCCAGGATTTTGGTCCGCTGCCGATGCTGGTCGCCGCAGCCGATGTGCCAGATGTGCGCAACTTCGTCGACAGAAGCGTCGGCGCGCTGATCGCGCATGACCGTGAGCACGGCACGCCCTATCTGGACACGCTGTTTGCCTATCTGCGCGAAGGCTGCCGCAGTCAGGCCTGCGCCGACGCCATTGGGCTTCATGTCACCACCTTGCGCTATCGCCTGTCGCGCATAGAGGAATTGTTTGGAATCAAGCTCGACACGCCTGAACAGCGTTTCGCGGTCGAGCTGGCAATCCGTCTCAGCGGCATCATAGACAGCCGCGTGGCGACCGCCTGA
- a CDS encoding amino acid synthesis family protein, whose amino-acid sequence MELRKVCTFIEEVHIEGGKAGARPVTSIVVAAVLGNPWAGRGFVENLRPEILAIAPRLGHELTRRLVELMPAERIESYGKAAAVGVAGEIEHASAMIHTLRFGNVFRDAVGGTTYLEFCNTRNAPGALLSLPMMHKSENGRRSHFITANFQIADGPAADEIVVAIGAADGGRLHPRIADRFEDMKEMEQEART is encoded by the coding sequence ATGGAATTGCGAAAAGTCTGCACCTTCATCGAGGAAGTGCACATCGAGGGCGGCAAGGCCGGCGCCAGGCCGGTAACGTCGATCGTGGTCGCCGCCGTCCTGGGTAATCCGTGGGCCGGGCGCGGCTTCGTCGAGAACCTGCGGCCCGAGATCCTGGCCATAGCGCCCCGGCTCGGCCATGAGCTTACGCGCCGCCTCGTCGAGCTTATGCCCGCAGAGCGCATAGAGAGCTACGGCAAGGCCGCGGCCGTAGGTGTGGCCGGCGAGATCGAGCATGCCTCGGCTATGATCCACACGCTGCGGTTCGGCAATGTCTTTCGCGATGCTGTCGGGGGCACGACCTATCTCGAATTCTGCAACACGCGCAATGCGCCGGGAGCCCTGCTGTCGCTGCCGATGATGCACAAGAGCGAGAACGGACGCCGCTCGCATTTCATCACTGCCAATTTCCAGATTGCCGACGGGCCAGCCGCGGATGAGATTGTTGTTGCCATCGGCGCCGCGGATGGTGGTCGGCTCCATCCGCGGATTGCGGATCGCTTTGAGGACATGAAAGAGATGGAGCAAGAAGCCCGCACGTAA
- a CDS encoding sensor histidine kinase has product MLPVWLFAAYLLVTYALHESSRIEQEALRIARQVSLVVDGELSNLKTVLDGLSRSPALASGDLLAFARDARRIVQATDEVITLRNLDGRQLASTGSELASDMSSRTPLTIAERDQLKLAGVLVGSVFAGHGKNEYRVAVTTPVSGVNGEQLFLSVSVPTERIRLVMLPAVPEGWTVGVGDREGKYVARSKMHDQVTGRPGLPEYIAKVVGRAGTFQSRSFDGNKLLAGYYRSPYSGWFYTANIPLRQLHAPLWWSFVQIGAIGLSALLFSLALAYFVGRRFTKATADLVGRAHALGSGRAVQPVLTSVAEFDTIGQAMIMAEHAIAERTRELETVLETVPAAVWFTYDPQARQVIRNRFAAELMGLSPQDHRPFGKPDLVIDTLAYKNGQTISREDRPLSRAMRGEETTNEEFAYTLPSGAQRYLLSSARPIRSEDGTVVGAVQISLDISDRKRAEEQRQLLVNELNHRVKNTLAVVQAIAAQTMRSASSLAQAGQALSNRLVSLAKAHDILTRENWSGASLSALIAAVVEPHASLDRFELSGEQVWLPPDTTLSFSLALHELTTNAIKYGALSNSTGSIAINWKLENAEGDRLLQLDWRENGGPPVSPGKSGFGTQLLQRVFDGKNAGGAKISYDSTGLRCTFRVNLSEER; this is encoded by the coding sequence GTTCTTGACGGCCTCTCCAGGTCGCCCGCTCTCGCCAGCGGAGACTTGCTCGCCTTTGCCAGGGACGCGCGCCGCATTGTCCAGGCGACTGACGAGGTAATCACACTACGGAATCTCGACGGCCGCCAGTTGGCAAGCACCGGATCTGAGCTGGCCTCCGATATGTCTTCGAGAACGCCGCTCACAATTGCCGAACGCGACCAGTTGAAGCTCGCCGGAGTTCTCGTCGGCAGCGTGTTCGCCGGACACGGTAAAAACGAGTATCGCGTCGCAGTCACCACGCCGGTGTCGGGCGTCAACGGCGAACAGTTGTTCCTTTCGGTATCGGTTCCTACCGAACGCATTCGTCTTGTCATGCTGCCAGCGGTCCCGGAGGGGTGGACTGTCGGCGTCGGGGACCGCGAGGGAAAATATGTCGCCAGATCCAAAATGCATGACCAGGTCACCGGCAGGCCCGGTTTGCCCGAATACATAGCCAAGGTCGTGGGCCGCGCCGGTACCTTCCAATCTCGGAGTTTCGATGGGAACAAATTGCTCGCTGGATACTACCGCTCGCCCTATTCTGGCTGGTTCTACACCGCCAACATTCCTCTACGCCAGCTCCATGCGCCGCTCTGGTGGTCCTTCGTGCAGATTGGAGCGATCGGTCTTTCAGCACTGCTTTTCTCGCTCGCTCTGGCCTACTTCGTCGGCCGCAGGTTTACCAAGGCCACCGCAGATCTCGTCGGACGAGCCCATGCGCTCGGCAGCGGCCGGGCCGTGCAGCCGGTCCTTACCTCGGTCGCAGAATTCGACACGATTGGGCAGGCCATGATCATGGCAGAGCATGCAATTGCGGAGCGCACGCGCGAGTTGGAAACGGTTTTAGAGACGGTTCCCGCTGCAGTCTGGTTTACCTATGACCCACAGGCGCGCCAGGTCATCCGCAACCGGTTTGCTGCGGAACTCATGGGACTGTCGCCTCAGGATCACAGGCCATTCGGAAAACCGGATCTGGTGATCGATACTCTCGCTTACAAAAACGGCCAAACCATCAGCCGGGAGGACCGCCCGCTTAGTAGAGCGATGCGAGGCGAGGAGACCACCAACGAGGAATTTGCATACACCCTCCCATCCGGGGCGCAGCGATATTTGCTGTCCAGCGCGCGGCCCATCCGCAGCGAGGACGGCACGGTCGTGGGCGCTGTGCAGATCAGTCTGGACATATCGGACCGCAAACGAGCGGAGGAACAGCGCCAGTTGCTCGTCAATGAACTAAACCACAGGGTCAAGAACACCCTAGCCGTGGTTCAGGCCATAGCTGCCCAAACCATGCGCAGCGCCAGCAGCCTGGCACAGGCGGGTCAGGCGCTTTCAAACCGACTTGTGTCTCTGGCCAAAGCGCACGACATCTTGACCCGCGAGAACTGGAGCGGCGCCAGCCTAAGCGCTCTGATTGCCGCCGTCGTTGAGCCGCATGCATCCCTCGATCGCTTCGAGCTCAGCGGCGAACAAGTCTGGCTTCCACCGGATACCACGCTCTCCTTCTCCTTGGCGCTTCATGAACTGACGACAAACGCGATCAAGTACGGCGCACTCTCCAATTCAACGGGATCGATCGCGATCAATTGGAAGCTGGAAAACGCTGAAGGCGACCGGCTTCTTCAGCTCGATTGGCGTGAGAATGGCGGTCCACCTGTCAGCCCTGGCAAGAGTGGATTTGGTACGCAGCTGCTCCAACGGGTTTTTGATGGAAAAAACGCTGGTGGAGCGAAGATCAGCTACGATTCGACTGGTCTGCGTTGCACGTTCCGAGTGAACTTGAGCGAGGAAAGATAG